The proteins below are encoded in one region of Limnohabitans sp. 63ED37-2:
- a CDS encoding aspartate kinase — translation MALIVHKYGGTSMGSTERIRNVAKRVAKWTRAGHQIVVVPSAMSGETNRLLGLAKELAPAKPDTAYNRELDMLASTGEQASSALLAIALQAEGQPSVSYAGWQVAIKTNDAYTKARIESIDDERVRADLAAGKVVIITGFQGVDNDGNITTLGRGGSDTSAVAVAAAMKADECLIYTDVDGVYTTDPRVVPEARRLHTVSFEEMLEMASLGSKVLQIRSVEFAGKYKVPMRVLSSFTPWDIDINEEAASGTLITFEEDEQMEQAVVSGIAFNRDEAKISVLGVPDKPGIAYQILGAVADANIEVDVIIQNLSKDGKTDFSFTVHRNDYAKTIDLLKEKVLPSLGAAEVSGDAKICKVSIVGIGMRSHVGVASKMFRSLSEEGINIQMISTSEIKTSVVIDEKYMELAVRALHKAFDLDQA, via the coding sequence ATGGCTTTGATCGTTCACAAATACGGCGGCACCTCGATGGGCTCGACCGAGCGCATCCGCAATGTCGCCAAGCGCGTGGCCAAATGGACGCGTGCAGGCCACCAGATCGTGGTGGTGCCCAGCGCCATGAGCGGTGAGACCAACCGCTTGCTGGGCCTGGCCAAAGAACTGGCTCCTGCCAAGCCCGATACCGCTTACAACCGCGAACTCGACATGCTGGCCTCCACGGGCGAGCAGGCGTCTTCGGCGTTGCTGGCCATTGCGCTGCAAGCCGAAGGCCAGCCCTCGGTCAGCTACGCAGGCTGGCAAGTGGCCATCAAAACCAACGACGCCTACACCAAGGCCCGCATCGAATCGATCGACGACGAGCGTGTGCGCGCCGACTTGGCCGCCGGCAAAGTGGTCATCATCACCGGCTTTCAGGGCGTGGACAACGATGGCAACATCACCACGCTGGGCCGTGGCGGGTCAGACACTTCGGCCGTGGCCGTGGCCGCTGCCATGAAAGCCGATGAATGCCTGATCTACACCGACGTGGACGGCGTCTACACCACCGACCCCCGCGTGGTGCCCGAAGCCCGTCGCCTGCACACCGTGAGCTTTGAAGAAATGCTGGAGATGGCATCGCTGGGCTCCAAGGTTCTGCAAATCCGCTCTGTCGAATTTGCGGGCAAATACAAAGTGCCCATGCGCGTGCTGTCGAGCTTCACGCCCTGGGACATCGACATCAACGAAGAAGCCGCATCTGGCACCCTGATCACTTTTGAGGAAGACGAACAAATGGAACAAGCCGTCGTTTCCGGCATCGCATTCAACCGCGACGAAGCCAAAATTTCCGTGCTCGGCGTGCCCGACAAGCCTGGCATCGCTTACCAAATTTTGGGCGCCGTGGCCGATGCCAACATCGAAGTGGACGTGATCATCCAGAACCTGAGCAAAGACGGCAAGACCGACTTCAGCTTCACGGTGCACCGCAACGACTATGCCAAGACCATCGACCTGCTCAAAGAAAAAGTGCTGCCCTCACTGGGCGCGGCCGAGGTGTCGGGTGACGCCAAGATCTGCAAAGTGTCGATCGTCGGCATCGGCATGCGCAGCCATGTGGGTGTGGCCAGCAAGATGTTCCGCAGCTTGAGCGAAGAGGGCATCAACATTCAGATGATCTCGACTTCCGAAATCAAGACCTCGGTCGTGATCGACGAAAAATACATGGAACTGGCGGTGCGCGCCCTGCACAAAGCCTTCGATCTGGACCAAGCCTGA
- the tilS gene encoding tRNA lysidine(34) synthetase TilS: MAALRTPSPEQALADFSPGLPFAVAFSGGADSTALLVACARRWPGQVRAVHIHHGLQAAADDFEAHCRALCLHLGVPLAVRRVQAGHALGQSPEDAARQARYAALAEAVQTQWPEVRDVALAQHADDQIETLLIALSRGAGLPGLASMPRQWQRQGLNWHRPWLALPGAALREWLQSQGQNWVEDPSNTDEKFTRNRIRARVLPALAEALPAFRETFARSAAHAAQAQEVLHEVAAQDLVQVGVPPRIRALQALSRARQALVLRHWLRQHHSTTPSTAQLYELLDQVAACTTRGHCLHLKVGQGFVERDGVGLKFLSP, encoded by the coding sequence ATGGCAGCGCTTCGGACACCTTCTCCCGAACAGGCCCTGGCTGATTTCAGCCCGGGCCTTCCTTTTGCCGTCGCGTTCAGCGGCGGGGCAGACTCCACCGCGCTGCTGGTGGCCTGCGCCCGGCGCTGGCCTGGGCAGGTGAGGGCGGTGCACATCCACCATGGCCTGCAAGCGGCCGCCGACGATTTCGAAGCCCATTGCCGAGCCCTGTGCCTGCATTTGGGGGTGCCGCTGGCCGTGCGGCGGGTGCAGGCAGGTCATGCGCTGGGCCAAAGCCCGGAAGACGCCGCCCGTCAGGCCCGTTATGCCGCGCTGGCAGAAGCTGTGCAGACGCAATGGCCCGAGGTGCGCGATGTGGCCTTGGCCCAGCACGCCGACGACCAGATCGAAACCTTGTTGATTGCCTTGTCGCGCGGTGCGGGTCTGCCCGGTTTGGCCAGCATGCCTAGGCAGTGGCAACGCCAGGGCCTGAACTGGCACCGCCCGTGGCTGGCTTTGCCAGGAGCCGCTTTGCGCGAGTGGCTGCAAAGTCAGGGTCAAAACTGGGTGGAAGACCCCAGCAACACCGACGAGAAGTTCACCCGCAACCGCATCCGAGCGCGTGTTTTGCCCGCTTTGGCCGAGGCCTTGCCGGCTTTTCGCGAGACTTTTGCCCGCAGTGCCGCCCATGCGGCGCAGGCGCAAGAGGTCCTCCATGAGGTCGCGGCGCAAGACCTCGTGCAAGTGGGCGTGCCCCCCCGCATCCGGGCTCTGCAGGCGCTCAGCCGCGCCCGCCAGGCCTTGGTGCTGCGCCACTGGCTGCGGCAGCACCACAGCACCACGCCGAGCACTGCGCAGCTGTATGAACTGCTCGACCAAGTGGCGGCTTGCACCACCCGTGGCCACTGTCTGCACCTCAAGGTGGGGCAGGGCTTTGTCGAGCGTGATGGCGTCGGTTTGAAATTCCTGAGCCCCTGA
- a CDS encoding acetyl-CoA carboxylase carboxyltransferase subunit alpha, translated as MAKKTFLDFEQPVAELEAKIEELRYVQTESAVDITLEIEQLSKKSQQLTKDIYSDLSPWQVTKISRHPERPYTLDYINGIFTDFVEMHGDRHFADDLSIVGGLARFNGQACMVLGQQKGRDTKERTLRNFGMSKPEGYRKALRLMKTAEKFKLPVFTFVDTPGAYPGIDAEERGQSEAIGRNIFEMAQLEVPIITTIIGEGGSGGALAISVADQVLMLQYSVYSVISPEGCASILWKTSEKAEVAADALGITAHRLKALGLVDKIVNEPVGGAHRDTDQMVSFLKRALGDAWRQVADLKPKELLERRYERLNSYGRFTDTKAGK; from the coding sequence TTGGCCAAAAAAACATTTCTCGACTTTGAGCAACCTGTTGCCGAACTCGAAGCCAAGATCGAAGAGTTGCGCTATGTGCAAACCGAGTCGGCGGTGGACATCACCCTCGAAATCGAGCAGCTGAGCAAAAAAAGCCAGCAACTGACCAAAGACATCTACAGCGACCTGAGCCCTTGGCAGGTCACCAAAATCTCGCGCCATCCCGAGCGTCCTTACACGCTGGATTACATCAACGGCATCTTCACTGACTTTGTCGAGATGCACGGCGACCGCCACTTTGCCGACGATTTGTCCATCGTGGGCGGCTTGGCCCGTTTCAATGGCCAAGCCTGCATGGTGCTGGGCCAACAAAAAGGGCGCGACACCAAAGAGCGCACGCTGCGCAACTTTGGCATGAGCAAGCCAGAGGGCTACCGCAAAGCGCTGCGCCTCATGAAGACCGCCGAAAAATTCAAGCTGCCCGTCTTCACCTTTGTGGACACACCTGGCGCTTACCCCGGCATCGATGCCGAAGAGCGGGGCCAATCCGAAGCCATTGGCCGCAATATTTTTGAGATGGCGCAACTCGAAGTCCCGATCATCACCACCATCATCGGCGAAGGCGGCTCCGGTGGTGCCTTGGCCATTTCGGTGGCTGACCAAGTGTTGATGCTGCAGTACTCGGTCTATTCGGTCATCAGTCCTGAGGGCTGCGCCTCCATTTTGTGGAAAACCAGCGAAAAGGCCGAAGTGGCTGCCGACGCTTTGGGCATCACGGCGCACCGCCTCAAGGCCTTGGGCTTGGTCGACAAGATCGTCAATGAACCTGTGGGTGGTGCCCACCGCGATACCGACCAGATGGTGTCCTTCCTCAAACGCGCTCTGGGCGATGCCTGGCGCCAAGTGGCCGACCTCAAACCCAAAGAACTGCTGGAGCGCCGCTACGAGCGCCTGAACAGCTACGGCCGCTTCACCGACACCAAAGCGGGCAAATAA
- a CDS encoding DNA-3-methyladenine glycosylase family protein, protein MTLSPSLEVIPVTPAYWAEACAHLAKKDRVMKKLIPQFGDAILETRGDAFVTLARSIVGQQISVKAAQSVWDRFSALSKRLTPAAVLKLKVDDMRAAGLSARKVEYLVDLAVHFSSGTVHVKAWHEMDDEAIIDELVAIRGIGRWTAEMFLIFHLLRPNVLPLDDVGLINGISRNYFSGEPVSRSDAREVAQAWSPYSTVATWYIWRSLDPVPVAY, encoded by the coding sequence GTGACGCTCAGCCCCAGCCTGGAGGTGATCCCTGTGACGCCCGCTTACTGGGCGGAGGCCTGTGCGCACCTGGCCAAAAAAGACCGGGTCATGAAAAAACTCATCCCCCAGTTTGGCGATGCCATTCTCGAAACCCGGGGCGACGCATTTGTGACCTTGGCCCGCTCCATCGTGGGCCAGCAAATTTCGGTCAAGGCCGCCCAATCGGTGTGGGACCGGTTTTCTGCCCTGTCCAAGCGCCTGACGCCAGCCGCTGTGCTCAAACTCAAAGTGGACGACATGCGCGCTGCGGGTTTGTCGGCTCGCAAGGTCGAGTACCTGGTCGATCTGGCCGTGCACTTCAGCTCGGGCACGGTGCATGTCAAGGCTTGGCACGAGATGGACGACGAGGCGATCATCGACGAGTTGGTGGCGATTCGCGGCATTGGCCGCTGGACGGCCGAGATGTTTTTGATCTTTCATCTGCTGCGGCCCAATGTGCTGCCGCTCGACGATGTGGGCTTGATCAACGGCATCAGCCGCAATTATTTTTCGGGTGAACCCGTCAGCCGCAGTGACGCCCGAGAAGTCGCACAAGCCTGGAGCCCGTATTCCACCGTGGCAACTTGGTATATTTGGCGCTCGCTGGACCCCGTGCCAGTGGCGTATTGA
- the cysS gene encoding cysteine--tRNA ligase, whose protein sequence is MSLRIFNTLSRAVSDFSPAEPGHVRMYVCGMTVYDLCHLGHARSMIAFDVVQRWLKASGYQVTYVRNVTDIDDKIIKRALENGETIRGLTDRMIDALHQDADALGIERPQHEPRATDYVPQMLSMIGTLEQKGLAYRAGNGDVNYSVRKFAGYGKLSGKSLDELNAGERVAVETDKQDPLDFVLWKSAKPTEPEDVKWASPFGTGRPGWHIECSAMACELLGQTFDIHGGGADLQFPHHENEIAQSEGANGQPLARFWMHNGFINVDNEKMSKSLGNFFTIRDVLKEFDAETVRFFIVRSHYRSSLNYSDVHLNDAKGALKRLYTALQAVPPAQVKIDWTDPLAARFKAAMDEDFGTPEAVAVLFELAGEANRSGSAERSGLLKALGGLLGLLQTDPTVYLQAGAGLDEAAIQAQIQARADAKKAKNFAEADRIRNDLLAQGIVLKDSSAGTTWEAAP, encoded by the coding sequence ATGAGTTTGCGCATTTTCAACACGCTCAGCCGTGCTGTTTCCGATTTTTCACCGGCCGAGCCCGGTCATGTGCGCATGTACGTGTGTGGCATGACTGTGTACGACCTGTGCCACCTGGGTCACGCCCGCTCGATGATCGCCTTCGATGTGGTGCAGCGCTGGCTCAAGGCTAGTGGCTACCAGGTCACTTATGTGCGCAACGTGACCGACATCGACGACAAGATCATCAAACGCGCCCTGGAAAACGGTGAAACCATCCGCGGTTTGACCGACCGCATGATCGATGCGCTGCACCAAGACGCCGACGCCCTGGGCATCGAGCGCCCCCAGCACGAACCCCGCGCCACCGATTACGTGCCCCAGATGCTCAGCATGATCGGCACGCTGGAGCAAAAAGGCTTGGCCTACCGTGCGGGCAATGGCGACGTGAACTATTCGGTTCGCAAGTTTGCGGGTTACGGCAAGTTGTCTGGCAAGTCACTCGACGAGTTGAATGCCGGTGAGCGTGTGGCCGTGGAAACCGACAAACAAGACCCGCTCGACTTTGTGCTCTGGAAAAGCGCCAAACCCACCGAGCCCGAAGACGTGAAATGGGCCAGCCCTTTTGGCACGGGCCGCCCCGGCTGGCACATCGAGTGCTCGGCCATGGCTTGCGAGCTTTTGGGCCAGACTTTTGACATCCACGGCGGTGGCGCTGACCTGCAGTTTCCGCACCACGAAAACGAAATCGCCCAAAGCGAAGGCGCCAACGGGCAGCCTCTGGCCCGTTTTTGGATGCACAACGGCTTCATCAATGTGGACAACGAGAAAATGTCCAAGAGCCTGGGCAACTTTTTCACCATCCGCGATGTGCTCAAGGAGTTTGATGCCGAGACAGTGCGTTTTTTCATTGTGCGCAGCCATTACCGCAGCTCGCTCAATTACAGCGACGTGCACCTGAACGACGCCAAAGGCGCTTTGAAGCGCCTGTACACCGCGCTCCAAGCGGTGCCGCCCGCACAGGTGAAAATCGACTGGACTGACCCTTTGGCCGCCCGCTTCAAAGCCGCCATGGACGAAGACTTTGGCACGCCCGAGGCGGTGGCCGTTTTGTTCGAGTTGGCGGGCGAAGCCAACCGCAGTGGATCGGCCGAGCGTTCGGGCCTGCTCAAAGCGCTGGGCGGCTTGCTCGGCTTGCTGCAGACCGACCCCACGGTGTACCTGCAGGCGGGGGCTGGTTTGGATGAAGCGGCCATTCAGGCCCAAATTCAAGCCCGAGCAGACGCCAAGAAGGCCAAAAACTTTGCCGAAGCCGACCGCATCCGCAACGATTTGCTGGCGCAAGGCATCGTGCTGAAAGACTCGTCTGCTGGCACAACCTGGGAGGCAGCGCCGTGA